One Myxosarcina sp. GI1 genomic window carries:
- a CDS encoding glycosyltransferase family 2 protein — protein sequence MAENYWRNQETESDFDPINSLLYEWSDPEEEEEEFRSEFFEGLSGRRRKAAFVLMSVWVITIFIHLFSWGYWLVVGVTGLVGMQFLRYLFAKPEVMPQLLSDDEIATAPKISLLVAAKNEELVIGNSIEMLCNLDYPAEKYEVWAIDDRSTDNTPSILDRLATKYPQLKVVHRRDPATGGKSGALNQVLPYMQGEIIGVFDADAKVTKDLLRWVVPMFDNESTGAVQVRKDIANASENFWTKGQAAEMAVDSFMQQQRIAVGGIGELRGNGQFVRLSALKRCGGWNEETITDDLDLTIRLHLDGWKIDFLMLPAVEEEGVTKATSLWHQRNRWAEGGYQRYLDYWRYIISQPMGLGKRFDLLCWLWLQYILPAANIPDLVMAIARHRLPLFGAMTSLLFSLGFIGIFKGLVRIRSHSERLGFLTMLDITWQSLRGIVYMAHWQIVMLSITARMSVRPKKLKWVKTIHQGGDRESFEF from the coding sequence ATGGCAGAGAATTACTGGCGAAACCAAGAAACCGAATCAGATTTCGATCCGATTAACTCTTTGCTTTACGAATGGTCAGATCCTGAAGAAGAAGAAGAAGAATTTAGAAGTGAGTTTTTTGAAGGATTGTCAGGACGCAGACGCAAAGCGGCTTTCGTGTTAATGTCAGTGTGGGTAATTACGATTTTTATTCATTTATTTAGCTGGGGATACTGGTTAGTAGTTGGTGTTACGGGATTGGTTGGCATGCAGTTTCTTAGATACTTATTTGCCAAACCAGAAGTAATGCCTCAGTTGTTGAGTGATGACGAAATAGCTACCGCTCCTAAGATTTCTTTGCTAGTTGCTGCTAAAAACGAAGAATTGGTAATTGGCAATTCTATCGAAATGCTTTGTAACCTGGATTATCCTGCCGAAAAATATGAAGTTTGGGCAATTGACGATCGCAGTACCGATAATACTCCGTCTATTTTAGATAGATTAGCTACAAAGTATCCCCAGCTAAAAGTAGTTCATCGCCGCGATCCCGCTACTGGTGGCAAATCGGGAGCTTTGAATCAAGTCTTACCCTATATGCAGGGAGAAATTATTGGCGTATTCGATGCTGATGCTAAAGTAACTAAAGATTTACTGCGCTGGGTAGTGCCAATGTTCGATAACGAATCTACAGGCGCGGTACAGGTACGAAAAGATATTGCTAACGCCTCAGAAAATTTTTGGACTAAAGGACAAGCTGCGGAAATGGCAGTAGATAGCTTTATGCAGCAGCAGCGTATTGCAGTAGGCGGTATTGGCGAACTGCGTGGTAACGGACAATTTGTCAGACTATCGGCTCTCAAACGCTGTGGTGGTTGGAATGAAGAAACGATTACTGACGATCTCGATCTGACTATTCGTCTACATTTGGATGGCTGGAAAATCGATTTTCTGATGCTTCCTGCCGTAGAAGAAGAAGGAGTTACTAAAGCAACTTCCCTTTGGCACCAGCGCAATCGTTGGGCTGAAGGCGGGTATCAGCGATATCTCGATTATTGGCGTTATATTATCAGTCAACCTATGGGCTTGGGCAAACGCTTCGATCTTCTTTGCTGGTTATGGTTACAGTACATTTTACCTGCGGCTAACATTCCCGATTTGGTCATGGCGATCGCCCGACATCGTTTACCTTTGTTTGGTGCGATGACCAGTTTGCTGTTTTCTTTAGGCTTTATTGGTATTTTCAAAGGGTTAGTTCGCATTCGTAGCCACAGCGAACGACTTGGTTTTTTAACTATGTTAGATATTACCTGGCAGTCACTGCGAGGTATTGTTTATATGGCTCACTGGCAAATAGTTATGTTGAGTATTACCGCCAGAATGTCAGTACGTCCCAAAAAGCTTAAATGGGTTAAAACTATACATCAAGGTGGCGATCGCGAAAGTTTTGAATTTTAA
- a CDS encoding metallothionein has product MATANMVQCACDRCQCDVSLEEAIKKGDRYYCCEACANGHVNDESCKHQDCSCGD; this is encoded by the coding sequence ATGGCTACTGCTAATATGGTGCAATGTGCTTGCGATCGCTGTCAATGCGATGTTTCTTTAGAAGAAGCTATTAAGAAAGGCGATCGCTACTATTGCTGTGAAGCCTGTGCCAATGGTCATGTAAACGATGAAAGCTGCAAACATCAAGATTGCAGTTGTGGCGACTAA
- a CDS encoding DNA phosphorothioation-associated putative methyltransferase: MPKIVESDSAIAPEQFTTIISSCKNSSIGKLLPTALYVHIRALDALDPLLQAYERQARKLVDNFDRATILKFSLDRPKISYLDYPDFDRDPHPRLYQSIVVDLTTQQVAQRQYQNSANPPILHRKETFVTPDYPQYRKFATLTQAEINLGLLDNPRFIGTQQEWQKLLAKQGIDFVGHRLICPLNATAQTRQTVAIDRHKAALRRNELSRPVRIALEAELFSETTTFFDYGCGFGEDVRQIEALGYVSSGWDPYYCLNTPLSSADIINLGYIINVIEDIAERRTALIEAWKLTKKVLIVSAQILVDDRRRGLVAYSDGIITNRNTFQKYYEQEELKLYIDGVLEVDSIPVGLGVYLVFRDAAQAESFRASRFNSRVSTPRVRLDVRKFEDYRELLTPLMEFYTRRGRLPVKGELTNEAEIKAEFGNYRRAFKLVLQATNENEWEAIAEQRRQDLLVYLALSKFGDRPSVRKLSPELKADVKALFGSYKQACTIADLLLLHVGDLPKIAYLCQTSSIGKQLKNALVIHVSALEKLPPLLRLYEGCASRNFYRLESANIIKLYYHKPKITYLAYPDFDTVAHPQLQATLEVDLQNLSVVYHDVADEPNPLILHRKEALVAPDYPDYSLFAQLSDRERQLGLSDNPDAIRRYYGWLRCLRERNLTIKGHEIFER; encoded by the coding sequence ATGCCAAAAATAGTTGAATCCGATAGCGCAATCGCCCCAGAACAATTTACTACTATTATCTCTAGCTGCAAAAACAGTAGTATAGGTAAGCTGTTACCCACCGCTCTTTACGTTCACATACGCGCTCTCGATGCTTTAGATCCTCTGTTACAAGCTTACGAACGTCAAGCCAGAAAACTAGTAGACAATTTTGATCGAGCAACTATACTAAAATTTAGTCTCGATCGCCCTAAAATATCTTATTTAGACTATCCTGATTTCGATCGCGATCCCCATCCCCGACTGTACCAGAGTATCGTAGTCGACTTAACTACCCAGCAAGTAGCACAACGGCAATATCAAAATTCAGCCAATCCACCAATTTTGCACCGCAAAGAAACTTTTGTTACGCCAGATTATCCTCAATATCGTAAATTCGCCACACTGACTCAAGCAGAAATCAATCTGGGATTGTTAGATAATCCTCGTTTTATCGGTACGCAGCAAGAATGGCAAAAGTTACTGGCAAAACAAGGAATAGACTTTGTCGGACATCGGCTGATTTGTCCCCTTAATGCCACTGCCCAAACGAGACAAACGGTTGCTATTGACAGACACAAAGCGGCATTACGACGCAACGAGTTATCGCGTCCCGTTAGAATTGCCTTGGAAGCAGAGTTATTTTCTGAAACAACAACTTTTTTTGATTATGGTTGTGGCTTTGGAGAAGATGTTCGGCAAATTGAGGCTTTAGGGTATGTTAGTTCTGGATGGGACCCTTACTATTGTCTCAACACACCTTTGTCTTCAGCCGATATTATCAACTTGGGTTACATTATCAACGTCATTGAAGACATAGCAGAAAGACGAACGGCTTTAATTGAAGCCTGGAAGTTGACTAAAAAAGTTCTTATTGTTTCCGCTCAAATCTTAGTAGACGATCGCCGCAGGGGCTTGGTAGCCTACAGCGATGGTATTATTACCAACCGCAACACCTTTCAGAAATATTACGAACAAGAAGAACTCAAACTATATATCGATGGGGTGCTAGAAGTCGATTCAATTCCCGTTGGTTTGGGAGTTTATTTAGTATTTCGCGATGCAGCACAAGCTGAATCTTTTCGCGCCTCACGTTTTAACTCTCGCGTCAGTACTCCTAGAGTGCGACTCGATGTCAGAAAATTTGAGGACTATCGAGAATTGCTGACTCCCTTAATGGAATTTTATACCCGTAGAGGTAGATTACCTGTTAAGGGAGAACTTACCAACGAAGCTGAAATTAAAGCCGAATTTGGTAACTATCGTCGCGCTTTCAAGCTGGTACTGCAAGCAACTAACGAAAACGAATGGGAAGCAATTGCCGAACAACGCCGTCAAGATCTGTTAGTTTATTTGGCTTTATCCAAGTTTGGCGATCGCCCCAGTGTGAGAAAATTATCACCCGAACTTAAAGCCGATGTCAAAGCTTTATTTGGCAGCTACAAACAAGCTTGTACTATTGCCGATTTATTACTATTGCACGTAGGCGATTTACCTAAAATCGCTTACCTGTGCCAAACCAGTTCGATCGGCAAACAGCTAAAAAATGCTCTGGTAATCCACGTAAGTGCTTTAGAAAAGCTACCTCCCCTATTGCGTCTGTATGAAGGATGCGCCAGCCGTAATTTTTATCGTCTCGAATCTGCCAACATTATCAAACTTTATTATCACAAACCGAAAATAACCTATTTAGCTTATCCCGACTTCGATACTGTCGCTCATCCCCAACTACAGGCAACTTTAGAAGTAGACCTACAAAATTTGTCTGTGGTTTATCACGATGTTGCAGACGAACCCAATCCTTTAATCTTACATCGCAAAGAGGCTTTAGTCGCTCCCGACTATCCTGATTATAGTCTATTTGCCCAACTTAGCGATCGCGAACGTCAACTCGGTTTGTCAGACAATCCTGACGCTATTCGTCGTTATTATGGATGGTTACGCTGCTTGCGCGAGCGCAATCTGACAATAAAAGGACATGAAATCTTCGAGCGATAA
- a CDS encoding nucleoside phosphorylase: MKYHIGFDTEDLGNNPPQIALLSGEPERSQYIARNYCQNARLLSEYRGLNSYVGYLADDRPVLVATSGMGAPSLSIVVNELAQVGIEKFIRIGTCGSIQPQVKVGNIVISQGALCRQGAADDIAPREYPAVADPFLTVALVSAADKLKIPYHLGITASVDTFYEGQERVRSSANVSLQFWLQGITTEYRHLNILNYEMEAGTLFKMAGVYGFAAACVCGVVAQRTTGEDIVLEDKNLAVERAIATAIEAI, encoded by the coding sequence ATGAAATATCATATTGGTTTTGACACCGAAGATCTGGGCAATAATCCGCCGCAAATCGCTTTGTTGTCGGGAGAACCAGAGCGATCGCAATACATTGCTCGCAATTATTGTCAGAATGCCCGATTGCTTTCAGAATACCGAGGTTTAAATAGTTATGTAGGTTATCTAGCTGATGATAGACCGGTTTTAGTCGCCACTAGCGGTATGGGCGCACCATCGTTAAGTATTGTGGTTAATGAATTGGCGCAGGTAGGAATCGAGAAGTTTATTCGTATTGGTACTTGTGGCTCGATTCAACCCCAGGTAAAAGTAGGAAATATCGTTATCTCTCAAGGTGCTTTGTGTAGGCAGGGTGCTGCTGACGATATTGCACCACGCGAATATCCTGCGGTTGCCGATCCTTTTTTAACGGTGGCTTTAGTCTCAGCAGCAGATAAGCTAAAGATTCCCTATCATCTCGGTATTACCGCTTCGGTAGATACTTTTTATGAAGGACAAGAACGAGTTCGTTCTTCAGCTAACGTTAGTTTACAATTTTGGCTTCAGGGAATTACCACAGAATATCGCCATCTCAATATTCTTAATTACGAAATGGAAGCAGGTACGCTATTTAAAATGGCTGGAGTCTACGGTTTTGCAGCAGCTTGCGTCTGTGGTGTAGTAGCTCAACGAACTACAGGAGAAGATATTGTTTTAGAAGATAAAAATTTAGCAGTAGAACGGGCAATTGCCACGGCGATCGAGGCGATTTGA
- the rpsD gene encoding 30S ribosomal protein S4: protein MSRYRGPRLRVVRRLGELPGLSRKSPRKSYPPGQHGQGRRKRSEYAIRLEEKQKLRFNYGVTEKQLVRYVRKARRTGGSTGQALLEFLEMRLDNTIFRMGMAGTIPGARQLVNHGHITVNDRVVDVASYQCRPGDVIKVRDRETSRRVVETNMEYPGLANVPSHLEFDKNTYTGKVNGIVEREWVALQINELLVIEYYSRLA, encoded by the coding sequence ATGTCTCGTTATAGAGGACCGCGTTTGCGCGTCGTACGCCGTTTGGGTGAACTACCAGGTTTAAGTCGTAAAAGCCCCCGCAAATCTTATCCCCCAGGTCAACACGGACAAGGACGTAGAAAGCGATCGGAATATGCTATTCGTCTAGAAGAAAAGCAAAAGCTGCGGTTTAACTACGGAGTTACCGAAAAACAACTGGTTCGTTACGTCCGTAAGGCTCGTAGAACTGGTGGTTCGACAGGACAAGCTTTACTAGAATTTTTAGAAATGCGCTTGGATAATACTATCTTTCGCATGGGTATGGCAGGTACTATTCCAGGAGCGCGTCAGTTAGTCAATCACGGACATATTACCGTCAATGACCGAGTAGTTGATGTTGCTAGCTATCAGTGTCGTCCTGGTGATGTTATCAAAGTTAGAGACCGCGAAACCTCTCGCCGTGTAGTTGAAACCAATATGGAATATCCAGGGTTGGCAAATGTTCCCAGCCATTTGGAATTTGATAAAAATACCTATACTGGCAAAGTTAACGGCATTGTCGAACGAGAATGGGTTGCCCTACAAATCAACGAACTACTCGTAATTGAGTATTACTCTCGTTTGGCTTAA
- the glpD gene encoding glycerol-3-phosphate dehydrogenase: MRDLAQIQQQEYDLIIIGGGINGAGVARDAALRGLKTILIEKEDFASGSSSWSTRLIHGGLRYLEYFEFPLVREALKEREVLFRVAPHLVKPLLLTIPIYGDRSRPYWKIWAGMILYDIFSFDKTLPLHRMLPKKQFQQLFRYVDREHLTGGSQYYDGQATLAERLCLENIISAENAGATVLNYAEVNEISLQNNFVSSIDCKDRLSDEIFTISCSQNAVVVNTAGPWVDKVCKLGNKAGKDVPIGNARKIGGTKGSHIVVSKFPGAPETSSLYVEAKSDGRPFFIVPWLGMYLIGTTDLPFKGDLDRVKADNDEIDYLLTETNNIIPAANLTREDIRFTYSGVRPLPNAEGKKPGSITRKHIIFDHKKEGVNNMFSLIGGKLTTYRNVGEEMTDAVLKKMKRSGKHSTTASEPLPGCIVADDERIEQAIVDYSSLLSPRTINYLFNAYGATALEVLNLTSEQPELAAQIGDALPDIKAQIVYAVEHEYAHKLTDIMRRRTMLAMNGNYGLDLLPVVTETLQKYCGWSQEQCDRAKCEYKTYMEENCIPDFQLNRLEHQFA; encoded by the coding sequence ATGCGAGATTTAGCCCAAATACAGCAGCAAGAATATGACCTAATTATTATTGGTGGTGGTATTAATGGAGCGGGAGTTGCCAGAGATGCTGCCCTTAGAGGTCTTAAAACTATTTTGATTGAAAAAGAAGATTTTGCTAGCGGGTCTTCTAGCTGGTCTACGAGATTAATTCATGGCGGTTTGCGTTATTTAGAGTATTTTGAATTTCCTTTGGTAAGAGAAGCTCTTAAAGAAAGAGAAGTTCTCTTTCGCGTTGCGCCCCATTTAGTCAAACCCCTACTTTTAACTATTCCTATTTATGGCGATCGCTCTCGTCCCTATTGGAAAATTTGGGCGGGAATGATTCTGTACGATATTTTTAGCTTTGACAAGACTCTACCCCTACATCGGATGTTGCCTAAAAAACAATTTCAGCAGCTATTTCGCTATGTAGACAGAGAGCATCTAACGGGAGGTTCGCAATACTATGATGGACAGGCAACCCTCGCCGAACGTTTGTGTTTGGAAAATATTATCTCAGCAGAAAATGCAGGGGCAACGGTTCTTAATTATGCAGAAGTAAACGAAATATCCTTGCAAAACAACTTCGTTAGCAGTATCGACTGTAAAGATAGACTATCAGATGAAATTTTTACTATCTCCTGTAGCCAAAATGCAGTTGTAGTTAATACTGCTGGTCCCTGGGTAGATAAAGTTTGTAAATTGGGTAATAAAGCTGGTAAAGATGTTCCCATCGGCAATGCTCGTAAAATTGGTGGAACTAAAGGCAGTCACATTGTAGTGTCGAAATTCCCTGGCGCACCAGAAACCAGTAGCCTATACGTAGAAGCCAAGTCCGATGGTCGTCCGTTCTTTATCGTTCCGTGGTTGGGAATGTATCTTATTGGTACGACAGATCTGCCGTTTAAAGGCGACCTCGATCGCGTTAAAGCCGATAATGATGAAATCGATTATTTACTGACCGAAACTAATAACATCATTCCTGCCGCTAATTTAACCAGAGAAGATATTAGATTTACCTATTCTGGAGTTCGCCCCTTACCTAATGCTGAAGGCAAAAAACCAGGCAGCATTACCCGCAAGCATATTATCTTCGACCATAAAAAGGAGGGGGTAAATAATATGTTTTCGCTTATTGGCGGCAAACTAACTACTTATCGCAACGTGGGAGAAGAAATGACCGATGCGGTATTGAAAAAAATGAAGCGGTCGGGCAAGCATAGTACAACTGCCTCAGAGCCACTTCCAGGTTGTATTGTGGCTGATGACGAGCGCATAGAGCAGGCGATAGTAGATTATAGTTCTCTTCTCTCTCCTAGAACTATAAATTATTTATTTAATGCTTATGGAGCAACAGCTTTGGAAGTATTGAATCTAACTAGCGAACAGCCCGAATTAGCAGCGCAAATTGGCGACGCGCTACCCGACATTAAAGCTCAAATTGTCTATGCAGTAGAACACGAATACGCCCACAAATTAACTGATATTATGCGTCGTCGCACTATGTTGGCAATGAATGGTAATTACGGCTTAGATCTATTGCCCGTAGTGACCGAAACGTTGCAAAAATATTGTGGCTGGAGTCAAGAGCAATGCGATCGCGCAAAGTGCGAATATAAAACTTATATGGAAGAAAACTGCATTCCCGATTTTCAACTAAATCGTTTAGAACATCAGTTTGCTTAA